One genomic segment of Vagococcus intermedius includes these proteins:
- a CDS encoding LPXTG cell wall anchor domain-containing protein, translating to MKLIKLVIVTFLSLVLGSEISLADVSNQVGTTASIEFLNDGTISPPIPPIVLPPGEGEGTLGEQEKPNGEENTLVPNCPETLSKETSSEKNKQTKWRQDEPRLKQDSWQHLDDSNVKEHGYLPQTGEKSNELLIILGTVLIAVSGYLYKNKKKTQRESY from the coding sequence ATGAAACTAATAAAACTAGTTATAGTCACTTTCCTATCTTTAGTACTTGGTAGTGAAATTAGTTTGGCAGATGTGTCAAATCAGGTAGGGACAACTGCGAGTATCGAATTTTTAAATGATGGAACGATAAGCCCACCTATTCCACCAATCGTTTTACCACCAGGTGAGGGAGAAGGAACGTTGGGAGAACAAGAGAAGCCAAATGGAGAAGAAAATACCTTGGTTCCAAATTGTCCAGAAACGTTATCAAAAGAGACTTCTTCAGAAAAAAATAAACAGACAAAATGGAGGCAAGATGAGCCACGATTAAAGCAAGATTCTTGGCAACATTTAGATGATTCTAATGTTAAAGAACACGGGTATTTGCCTCAAACAGGCGAAAAAAGTAATGAATTGCTTATAATATTAGGTACGGTATTAATTGCGGTATCTGGATATTTATATAAAAATAAAAAAAAGACACAAAGGGAGAGTTATTAA
- a CDS encoding WxL domain-containing protein: protein MMKTTKFLGLLMATTILGTTGTVLVSADEKSPTEVSTKAEVSFTPNEGGETPPTDPGNPGEEVEPPEGGGETGGKGALRIDWASNFDFGANEIKNGGGDLVLPVLRKNDQKLAHFVQVSDLRGEDEPDWTLSVKTTALEKQVSESEDNTRTDKDKITGAKITFKPAPILATGSNSSEEPTEKPVWEKEMIDLDGNDAQTLVSANGDGARGTWSMGMSDKVKGEELTGGKDDAINLVIPQSEVGKIRKGSYKAALNWNLSSTIVSEKAGFMAPTTK from the coding sequence ATGATGAAAACGACAAAATTTTTAGGTTTATTAATGGCAACAACTATTTTAGGAACAACAGGTACAGTTTTAGTAAGTGCGGATGAAAAATCACCAACAGAGGTTTCAACAAAAGCAGAAGTAAGCTTTACACCAAATGAAGGGGGAGAAACACCACCAACTGATCCTGGTAATCCTGGAGAAGAAGTTGAACCACCTGAAGGTGGCGGTGAAACAGGTGGCAAGGGCGCGTTGCGTATTGACTGGGCATCAAACTTTGATTTTGGTGCAAATGAAATTAAAAATGGTGGCGGTGATTTAGTCTTACCAGTATTAAGAAAAAATGATCAAAAGTTGGCACACTTCGTTCAAGTTTCTGACTTACGTGGAGAAGATGAACCTGATTGGACATTATCAGTTAAAACAACAGCATTAGAAAAACAAGTATCAGAATCTGAAGATAACACTAGAACAGATAAAGATAAAATTACAGGTGCTAAGATTACATTTAAACCAGCCCCAATTTTGGCAACTGGATCTAACAGCTCAGAAGAGCCAACTGAAAAACCTGTCTGGGAAAAAGAAATGATTGACTTAGATGGTAATGATGCACAAACACTAGTTAGTGCAAATGGAGATGGTGCTCGTGGAACATGGTCAATGGGGATGTCAGATAAAGTGAAGGGTGAAGAACTTACTGGTGGAAAAGATGATGCGATTAACTTGGTTATCCCTCAATCTGAAGTAGGTAAAATCCGTAAAGGTAGCTATAAAGCCGCTTTAAATTGGAATTTAAGTAGTACTATTGTGAGTGAAAAAGCTGGGTTTATGGCACCAACAACAAAATAA
- a CDS encoding DUF3324 domain-containing protein, which produces MLKISKKVVLLAIALTSFGLGKSVLASENKLNFTPTIKQTEQKMDESQTDFKLKGEAGQSVEIAVDVKNESDHPISLKTKLKDAATNNQGVVNYTADQKVLTKEWSLAKMANYSEQFELKGKEKKEIKFSIPLPEKEFPGILLGGLLIEQEPDKEAKGMIKNAFSYSIPVVVVESETNIDADLTFNKVMPELIGGRNALKVSLDNPINNLLPEANYSVRVTKKGDKKVLYQDNIKNMSFAPNNTFHHYIEMGKDRYEAGTYTAHIKVNSPYGDWKWDELFEIKSDVAKTLNKESISVEHMSLTMKLMIGFILLLLLLLLIILIIMRKKLKEASKKTDSVTK; this is translated from the coding sequence ATGTTAAAAATAAGTAAGAAAGTAGTTCTTCTGGCAATTGCTTTAACCAGTTTTGGTTTAGGGAAATCTGTGCTAGCGAGTGAAAATAAGTTGAATTTCACCCCAACAATTAAACAAACCGAACAGAAAATGGATGAGTCGCAGACAGATTTTAAATTAAAAGGTGAAGCAGGGCAATCGGTTGAAATAGCCGTTGATGTAAAAAATGAAAGTGATCACCCTATTTCATTAAAAACAAAACTGAAAGATGCCGCTACAAATAATCAAGGGGTTGTGAATTATACAGCTGATCAAAAAGTGTTAACTAAAGAGTGGTCTTTAGCTAAAATGGCAAATTACTCGGAACAATTTGAATTGAAAGGAAAAGAAAAGAAAGAAATTAAATTTAGCATTCCCTTACCAGAAAAAGAATTTCCGGGTATCTTATTAGGTGGTTTATTAATAGAACAAGAGCCTGACAAAGAGGCTAAAGGAATGATCAAAAATGCTTTTTCTTATTCGATTCCAGTAGTTGTGGTTGAATCAGAAACTAATATTGACGCAGACTTAACCTTTAACAAGGTTATGCCTGAGTTAATAGGGGGACGTAATGCCTTAAAAGTTAGTTTAGATAATCCTATTAATAATTTATTACCTGAAGCCAACTACAGTGTGAGGGTGACTAAAAAAGGTGACAAAAAAGTATTATACCAAGACAACATAAAAAATATGTCATTTGCGCCTAATAATACTTTCCATCATTATATTGAAATGGGAAAAGATAGGTATGAAGCAGGAACTTATACAGCCCATATCAAAGTGAATTCTCCTTATGGTGATTGGAAATGGGATGAATTATTTGAAATTAAGAGTGATGTTGCCAAGACATTAAATAAAGAATCAATCAGTGTGGAACATATGAGTTTAACAATGAAATTAATGATTGGTTTTATTTTATTATTATTACTACTTTTATTAATTATTTTAATTATTATGCGTAAAAAGTTAAAAGAGGCCTCTAAAAAAACAGATTCTGTTACTAAATAA
- a CDS encoding GW dipeptide domain-containing protein yields MLKKTGCILLMSTMLLGHVTPLSSVVASEVESSVYSENNESDKNDDIQFLMLHKEVIIPFLTNLTEEDLSTEANYDIKEELVNFFAELDEENLEDSAEMSDKTDDMLAILTDVSQNSPDKTEMLAETIGELEKAETEKAEAEKAETEKVEAEKAETEKVEAEKAETEKVEAEKAETEKAEAEKAEAEKAEAKKAETEKVEAEKAEAEKVEAEKAETEKVEAEKAKAEKVEAEKAETRKVEAKKSLIKSAKEFKSPSAEIQKKIDNLTPEQMEMYVGENGTGTHDHHEEEAINQRQATTYQDVNSYIAQKGFVNPKMIIDSRFGSTPILNYAEGSPQGVVIHETANPNSTIENEVTYMFNNYQNAFVHAYASGDKIIETAPTDSASYGAGPVANAYMMHIELVRAHSFDEFARSVNNDAFWVATQLDLYGLTPSLGDANGGEGTIITHDGVSKYYGGTDHSDPTQYFASWGYDINQFFELIQKKYKDIKEDKKEYATIVSTTKIGKKYKVVDDGYYFYTKPYHTKGAEKLSQIKKYYPQGSDVFVENELVTSEGVKVYELGNGKFIDARALQDSKDVTISEKELNTTLYINSKEAWIYPRPYTKDMNRVGTTKFMYQQNVVVTKEVTNGYGTWLEFTYEDQGVLKKGWLKKSEFSEFINHKTMNNKMFVKRETSVLYSKPYVKGAKNLGKTTGMKDTVVTVTEQAETPSGVWYHVLGTVNGVKKDGWLRKTELADFIKHNKVNKKMFITKNTAVLYSRAYIPGAKNLGRTTAMKNKVVTVTEEALTGYGDWYRVAYTQAGNKKVGWLRKSELVESINNKKITKQMTINKNTAVLYNRAYTPGAKNLGRTTGLKGTKVTVTEVSETGYGTWYKTSYKQNNKLKAGWLKATDLD; encoded by the coding sequence ATGTTAAAAAAAACAGGTTGTATTTTGTTAATGTCCACAATGTTATTAGGGCATGTTACGCCACTATCATCAGTAGTTGCGAGTGAGGTTGAGTCGTCAGTTTATTCAGAAAATAATGAAAGTGATAAAAATGATGATATTCAATTTTTAATGTTACATAAGGAAGTCATTATTCCGTTTTTAACTAATTTAACAGAGGAAGATTTATCAACGGAGGCTAATTATGACATTAAAGAGGAATTGGTAAATTTCTTTGCAGAATTAGATGAAGAAAATCTAGAAGATAGCGCAGAAATGAGTGATAAGACAGATGATATGTTAGCTATCTTGACCGATGTAAGTCAAAATTCTCCAGATAAGACAGAGATGCTAGCTGAAACAATTGGTGAGTTAGAAAAAGCCGAAACAGAAAAAGCGGAAGCTGAAAAAGCCGAAACGGAAAAAGTAGAAGCTGAAAAAGCCGAAACGGAAAAAGTAGAAGCTGAAAAAGCCGAAACGGAAAAAGTAGAAGCTGAAAAAGCCGAAACAGAAAAAGCGGAAGCTGAAAAAGCCGAAGCCGAAAAAGCCGAAGCTAAAAAAGCCGAAACGGAAAAAGTAGAAGCTGAAAAAGCCGAAGCCGAAAAAGTGGAAGCTGAAAAAGCCGAAACGGAAAAAGTAGAAGCTGAAAAAGCCAAAGCCGAAAAAGTCGAAGCTGAAAAAGCGGAAACTAGAAAAGTCGAAGCTAAAAAATCACTTATTAAATCAGCAAAAGAATTTAAAAGTCCAAGTGCTGAAATTCAGAAAAAAATTGATAACTTAACACCAGAACAAATGGAAATGTATGTTGGGGAAAATGGGACGGGAACACATGACCATCACGAAGAAGAGGCTATCAATCAAAGACAAGCCACTACTTATCAAGATGTTAACTCATATATTGCCCAAAAAGGATTTGTTAATCCTAAGATGATTATTGATTCAAGATTTGGTTCTACTCCAATTTTAAATTATGCTGAAGGCTCACCTCAAGGTGTTGTTATCCATGAAACAGCTAATCCTAATTCGACGATTGAAAATGAAGTGACCTATATGTTCAACAACTATCAAAATGCTTTTGTACATGCCTATGCTTCTGGTGATAAAATAATCGAGACAGCTCCAACTGATTCAGCTAGTTACGGAGCAGGCCCAGTGGCCAATGCTTATATGATGCATATTGAATTAGTAAGAGCGCATAGTTTTGATGAATTTGCTAGATCAGTTAATAATGATGCTTTTTGGGTAGCGACCCAGTTAGATTTATACGGTCTAACTCCTTCATTAGGAGATGCTAATGGTGGTGAAGGAACGATCATTACACATGACGGTGTGAGTAAATACTATGGTGGAACCGACCACTCAGATCCAACTCAATATTTTGCTAGTTGGGGATATGATATTAATCAATTCTTTGAACTAATTCAAAAAAAATATAAAGATATTAAGGAAGACAAAAAAGAATATGCGACGATCGTTTCTACTACAAAAATTGGTAAAAAATATAAGGTTGTAGATGATGGGTATTATTTCTATACAAAACCTTATCATACTAAGGGCGCAGAAAAATTATCACAGATTAAAAAGTACTACCCTCAAGGGAGTGATGTCTTTGTTGAGAATGAACTGGTAACATCAGAAGGTGTGAAGGTTTATGAATTAGGGAATGGTAAATTTATTGATGCTAGAGCCTTACAAGATTCTAAGGATGTTACTATTTCGGAAAAAGAGTTAAATACGACTCTTTATATTAATAGTAAAGAAGCCTGGATTTATCCAAGACCTTACACAAAAGATATGAACCGAGTAGGAACAACTAAGTTTATGTATCAGCAAAATGTAGTTGTTACCAAAGAAGTAACCAATGGTTATGGGACATGGCTTGAGTTTACTTATGAAGATCAAGGGGTATTAAAAAAAGGCTGGTTGAAAAAATCAGAATTTTCAGAATTTATTAATCACAAAACAATGAATAATAAAATGTTTGTTAAAAGAGAAACCTCGGTATTATATAGTAAACCATATGTCAAAGGAGCAAAAAATCTAGGTAAGACAACTGGTATGAAAGATACTGTAGTGACGGTAACAGAGCAAGCAGAAACGCCTAGTGGTGTCTGGTATCATGTTTTAGGAACAGTGAACGGAGTTAAAAAGGATGGTTGGTTAAGAAAAACAGAACTAGCTGATTTTATTAAGCATAATAAAGTTAATAAAAAAATGTTTATTACTAAAAATACGGCGGTGTTATATAGCCGAGCATATATTCCAGGAGCTAAAAATTTAGGTAGAACAACGGCTATGAAAAATAAAGTGGTAACTGTAACAGAAGAAGCTTTGACAGGTTATGGAGATTGGTATCGTGTTGCCTATACTCAGGCTGGTAATAAAAAAGTTGGCTGGTTAAGAAAATCTGAATTGGTTGAGAGTATTAATAATAAAAAAATAACTAAACAGATGACTATTAATAAGAATACAGCCGTGTTATATAACCGGGCGTACACTCCAGGAGCTAAAAATTTAGGCCGTACAACAGGTCTAAAAGGAACAAAAGTAACCGTAACAGAGGTGTCTGAAACAGGTTATGGTACTTGGTATAAAACAAGTTATAAACAAAATAATAAATTAAAAGCAGGTTGGTTAAAAGCAACTGACCTAGATTAG
- a CDS encoding glycosyltransferase produces MNKKILKRKINFVLDPLKKAKNVESFRRKMFFSGFIKEPIVSKTVFLEGYSGDSVTGNALALFEQMYQDSYFNEWKFIWGVKDMTCVPKQYAKDKRVMFVIKNSKEYVKGLATSEYLVTDTTFPWFFSKRAEQKMIMSWHGTPYKTIGVDIVSNRRDTHKNVLRNILHTDYFISPSQFFTDTILKAQDATNLYRGTILETGIPRTDFHFIKESELKEVQKLAGIDPQRKTVLYAPTYNDFATKGKAKSDHINKLIEDTQLLQESLGEDYQVLLKVHYFEFNAINNLESDIQLVDNSIDTNQLLPAIDMLITDYSSIFFDYLSLNRPIYFYFKNYDVYKEKRGLYLDLIDLPGGKFGDIESLSEGILSAETKESTNDVYIDRYAKFDDGKVSERVIDYIIKNQELAKGRAYQLTSTKQNILFYAGAFFTNGITESFIRLSEQLDFDKYNVTVILTGVGNTKKEKWETVARLPEQMNIIFGLDDMNCTLQEYYKYQMYLNRGIRGNKIDKETVKLLFNQERRRLFGNMTFDTEIDFSGYSSFWTSFISFGDATKKVIFQHSDMLAETEKRVKGRRPHKIPLQAVFPLYETFDKVISVSETSYIINKKNFEKRYRLEGKMDYIVNYLDAAGILEKAEDFKTIKFEMEEIVMVEVERDENYFDETQLIQTKPEILESDDLLEEVTVEPIKDVELVEETRIVTKELMVKKFSPTMENVVLHGLPWPSKDNVNYITVGRLSPEKNHYLLLDSFKEVLETQPNSFLYLVGAGTLEVRLKNYVKRHKMTQNVYFCGHMSNPFALMKHCDVFVLTSKYEGQALVVLEALTLGLKVVSTDIPGPNAILAKGYGELVEPTIYGLAQKLLQVVTSEKEYEVFDYNQYETDAINMFNEKILTK; encoded by the coding sequence ATGAATAAGAAGATTTTAAAAAGAAAAATTAATTTCGTATTAGATCCTTTAAAAAAAGCTAAAAACGTTGAGAGCTTTAGACGGAAGATGTTTTTTAGTGGTTTTATTAAAGAACCAATAGTATCGAAAACAGTATTTTTAGAAGGCTATAGTGGAGATAGTGTCACAGGGAATGCCCTAGCGCTATTTGAACAAATGTATCAAGATAGTTATTTTAATGAATGGAAGTTTATCTGGGGTGTCAAAGATATGACATGTGTTCCCAAGCAGTATGCAAAAGATAAGCGTGTTATGTTTGTTATAAAAAATTCAAAAGAATATGTCAAAGGATTAGCGACATCTGAATATTTAGTAACAGACACAACCTTCCCTTGGTTTTTCTCAAAGCGTGCGGAACAAAAAATGATTATGAGTTGGCATGGGACACCATATAAAACAATTGGTGTAGACATTGTTTCTAATCGTCGAGACACGCATAAAAATGTTTTAAGAAACATTCTACATACGGATTACTTTATAAGTCCATCACAGTTCTTTACAGACACAATTTTAAAAGCGCAAGATGCAACTAACCTTTATAGAGGCACGATTTTAGAAACCGGAATTCCACGTACTGACTTTCATTTTATTAAGGAGTCAGAGCTAAAAGAAGTTCAGAAATTAGCAGGGATTGATCCACAACGTAAAACAGTTCTTTATGCGCCAACCTACAATGATTTTGCGACTAAAGGGAAAGCTAAAAGTGATCACATTAATAAACTAATTGAAGATACTCAGTTATTACAAGAGAGTTTAGGAGAAGACTATCAAGTCTTATTGAAAGTTCATTACTTTGAATTTAATGCAATAAATAACCTAGAATCAGATATTCAGTTAGTAGATAATAGTATTGATACTAACCAATTATTACCAGCCATCGATATGTTGATTACGGATTATTCAAGTATCTTTTTTGATTATCTATCATTAAATCGTCCGATTTATTTTTACTTTAAGAACTATGATGTTTATAAAGAAAAAAGAGGACTTTATTTAGACTTAATCGACTTACCAGGAGGTAAGTTTGGAGATATCGAAAGCTTATCTGAGGGGATTCTTTCAGCAGAAACGAAAGAGAGTACCAATGATGTTTATATTGACCGTTATGCCAAATTTGATGATGGTAAAGTTAGTGAAAGAGTGATTGATTATATTATTAAAAATCAAGAATTAGCTAAGGGACGTGCTTATCAGCTAACATCGACTAAACAAAATATTTTATTTTATGCAGGTGCTTTTTTCACTAATGGCATTACAGAATCATTTATTCGTTTATCAGAGCAATTAGATTTTGATAAGTATAATGTTACGGTTATCTTAACCGGTGTTGGCAATACTAAGAAAGAAAAATGGGAAACGGTTGCTCGTTTGCCAGAACAGATGAATATTATTTTTGGTTTGGATGATATGAATTGCACCTTACAAGAATATTATAAATACCAAATGTATTTGAATCGCGGAATCAGAGGGAATAAGATAGATAAGGAAACGGTCAAATTATTATTTAATCAAGAGCGTCGCCGTTTATTTGGTAATATGACGTTTGATACTGAGATTGATTTTAGTGGTTATAGTTCATTTTGGACGTCGTTTATATCCTTTGGTGATGCAACTAAAAAAGTTATTTTTCAACATAGTGATATGTTAGCTGAAACTGAAAAAAGAGTTAAAGGAAGACGGCCACACAAGATTCCCTTACAGGCTGTTTTTCCGTTATATGAAACTTTCGATAAGGTGATTTCAGTATCAGAAACAAGTTACATTATAAATAAAAAGAACTTTGAAAAACGTTACCGTTTAGAAGGTAAGATGGATTATATTGTTAATTATTTGGATGCCGCTGGTATTTTAGAAAAGGCAGAAGATTTCAAAACGATTAAATTTGAGATGGAAGAAATAGTGATGGTCGAAGTTGAGAGAGATGAAAACTATTTTGATGAAACACAGTTGATTCAAACTAAACCAGAAATATTAGAATCAGATGATTTATTAGAAGAAGTGACAGTCGAGCCTATTAAGGATGTTGAATTAGTCGAGGAAACTAGAATCGTGACTAAAGAATTAATGGTTAAGAAATTTAGTCCGACTATGGAAAATGTTGTGTTACATGGATTACCTTGGCCATCTAAAGATAACGTCAACTATATTACAGTAGGTCGTCTGTCTCCAGAGAAAAATCATTATTTATTATTAGATAGTTTTAAAGAGGTTCTAGAAACTCAACCTAATAGTTTCTTATACCTGGTGGGTGCTGGGACATTAGAGGTACGACTGAAAAATTATGTGAAAAGGCATAAAATGACTCAAAATGTTTATTTCTGTGGTCATATGAGTAATCCTTTTGCTTTGATGAAACACTGCGATGTTTTTGTATTAACGTCTAAATATGAAGGGCAAGCTTTAGTTGTTTTAGAGGCGTTAACCTTAGGACTTAAGGTCGTTTCAACAGATATACCTGGTCCAAATGCTATTTTAGCAAAAGGATATGGTGAACTGGTTGAACCAACAATCTATGGTTTAGCACAAAAATTATTACAGGTAGTAACGTCTGAAAAAGAGTATGAAGTATTTGATTATAATCAGTATGAAACTGACGCGATTAATATGTTTAACGAAAAAATATTAACTAAATAA
- a CDS encoding CDP-glycerol glycerophosphotransferase family protein, protein MKITNQQRTKFMRLFSKFIPHNKKMIVFESFLGRQYSDNPKALYEYIKEHYPDYICYWSIDPKYKDKFNGLDIQTVPRLSFKWYWVMLRSKYWISNSRLPLWIFKPKKTVYTQTWHGTPLKKLALDMENIKIAGTSPAVYKENFVKDARKWDYLISPNAYSTEIFKRCFTFENTLIESGYPRNDYLINENTSENIENIKKRLNIPKDKKIILYAPTWRDKFSFDLPLSLTNMSKDLGDDYFIIVRLHYLVTQRPNLVGYEDFIKDVTDYNDISDLYLISDLLVTDYSSVFFDYAILKRPMFFHCYDLDLYKNELRGFYFDFENEAPGPIVRTSEELTQAIRASEDESVQVQYHDFYEQFANLEKGISAKLVVEEILTK, encoded by the coding sequence ATGAAAATTACAAATCAACAACGCACAAAATTCATGCGTCTATTTTCTAAATTTATCCCTCATAATAAAAAAATGATTGTTTTTGAAAGCTTTTTAGGTAGACAATACAGTGATAACCCCAAAGCTCTTTATGAGTATATTAAAGAACACTATCCAGATTATATTTGTTACTGGAGTATTGACCCAAAATATAAAGATAAATTTAACGGTTTAGATATTCAAACAGTCCCTAGATTATCATTCAAATGGTACTGGGTAATGTTACGTTCAAAATATTGGATTTCAAATAGCCGTTTACCCTTATGGATCTTTAAACCTAAAAAAACGGTTTATACTCAAACTTGGCATGGGACACCATTAAAAAAACTAGCACTTGATATGGAAAATATCAAAATTGCTGGAACTTCACCTGCAGTTTATAAAGAAAATTTTGTTAAAGATGCACGTAAATGGGATTATTTAATTTCTCCTAATGCCTACTCTACTGAAATTTTCAAACGATGTTTTACTTTCGAAAATACCTTAATAGAATCAGGTTATCCGAGAAATGATTATCTAATCAATGAAAATACCTCAGAAAATATTGAGAATATAAAAAAACGTTTAAATATTCCAAAAGACAAAAAAATTATTTTGTATGCTCCGACTTGGCGCGACAAATTTTCGTTTGACTTACCTTTAAGCCTGACTAATATGTCTAAAGATTTAGGAGATGATTATTTCATCATAGTACGCCTTCACTACTTAGTGACACAACGACCTAATTTAGTCGGCTATGAAGATTTTATCAAAGATGTAACTGACTACAATGATATTAGTGACTTATATTTAATTAGTGATTTATTAGTGACTGACTATTCGAGTGTTTTCTTTGATTATGCTATTTTAAAACGACCAATGTTCTTCCATTGTTATGATTTAGATTTATATAAAAATGAATTACGCGGCTTTTACTTCGATTTTGAAAATGAAGCTCCCGGTCCAATTGTCAGAACTTCTGAGGAACTAACACAAGCAATTCGTGCTAGCGAAGATGAGTCAGTACAAGTTCAGTATCACGATTTTTATGAACAATTTGCTAATTTAGAAAAAGGAATTTCTGCTAAATTAGTCGTAGAAGAAATTCTAACTAAATAA